TTACAGAAAATAGCAAAGTCATTCCAAGTACTCAATATGGTTTTCGGAAAGGTAAAAGCACGATAGATAACTTAAGTTGTTTAATTGGGGATATTAAGAACAATTTTCGTTCTAATCAATATACTTTGGCGGTTTTTTTAGACATCAAAGGGGCGTTTGATAATATAGATCACGCATACCTTATTAAAAGTTTATCTTTATTAGGGTTTCCTGGTCATATTTTACGCTGGTTATTCAATTTTCTAAACAATCGATCTGTAACTCTAAAAGTTAATAGATCTACATTAATAGGTTCTAAAGTTTCTACAAAGGGTACTCCTCAAGGTTCTGTATTATCTCCTCTTATATTCATTCTAAGTTTGGTTTGTTTCATGAAACAAATTCCGTCTTCTGTTAAGCACTTATTTTACGCTGATGATTtggttttatatgtaaattgtaATGACATAAAAAATGGTGAATCTATTATGAACAGTTGTCTGCGTAATATTCATAGCATATTAACAAATTCGCTAAAACTTGAGGTTAATGTTTCCAAAAGTTCTGTAATTCTCTTTTCTCAAAATGGATTACATTATCCTCAAGTTTTATACAATTCTAACGTTATTCCTGCTCAGTCTTTTGTCAAATACGTTGGCCTATTTCTTGATTATgatctttcttggaaaactcaTATTGATTCAATTTCTAAAAGAGCTGAACTGGGTGTAAACATATTGAAGTCGTTAACTGGAGTAAAATGGGGTGCAGACCCTAAGGTccttaaaacaatatatatcgCGACAATTAGAAGTCATTTTGACTatggttgtatgttttttgctGATGCGAATACCCATCTTTTAAGGAAACTAGATATTATCCAAAATAGGGCCCTACGAATTATTACGGGGGCTATGATGTCATCTCCAATTAATTCTCTGGAAATAGAGGCTGGCATTGTTCCTTTATTTGTACGCAGATGTTACATCACTGACAAGTATGTTCTTAAATTAGTTAGTCGTGGTAACGAAGTAatttatagatacttaaataatatcaatattccaaattataatttaataccgTTTCCTAATTCTTCTTCCATAAGTGATGTTATAacttatttaaactttgaatTTCAAGATATAGTGTATTGGTCTAATTTGCTTCCCTGTTTTGAACAtgattacaatgatattatgcGAGACGTGGTTGTTGAACTGGTCAAATTTAAATCGAAATATGACTTTTTGGAGTTTCTTGATGATAAGACTGATTTTGTTAAGTTATATACTGACGGCTCTAAAACTAAAGATAGGACCAGTTTTGCATTTTTTGACTCTTTTTTGAACATAGGAAAAGTTTTTGAATGTAGTACTTATTTTTCAGTATTTTCGGCTGAAGTATTAGGAATAATTTATGCTTTAGAACATAttcgtaattattatataactaaaaataagtttttgattcTATCTGATTCCATGAGCGCTTTACAAGCGCTTAAAAGTAAATGTGTAAGTGCAtctgtaaattatttaatttataagttaagAAGTTGTTTAAGTTCTTTGTTGAATAGAAATATTACTGTTGAATTTTGCTGGGTTCCGGGACATTCAGGAATTTTTGGCAACGAACTAGTAGACAAGCTTGCCAAATCTACAGGAGATATACAAGTTTGTGATTTAAAAGTACCTCAATCCGATTTAGTACCTTTTGTTAAAGAACTTATGATTAGACGTTGGAATAACTCATGGTCTAAATCCAAAGAAGTCAAAGGGAAATGGCTTGCAGAAATAGTGCCGGCACCCAGCTCCAAGTCGTGGTTTGAATACCAAAGAAAATATGtagaaagggcatttattacaACTATATGTAGATTGCGCATTGGTCATGCTCGTTTTCCCGCACATCTTTTTAGATTAGAGCTAAGTGATTCTGCTGTTTGTGCACATTGTAATTTTGATGTATGTGAtcttgaacatatttttttccattgtCCTTCATTTAATTTACAAAGGTTATTGTTTGTTGCTATGTGTATGGATACTGGTTTGCAAGTTCTGCCAAATTCAGTACAGGGCCTTTTGAAATATCCACAATTATATCctgtaatctatcaatttgttaCTCATACTATAGGtagtttgtaaatattgtaaatatctcgtgtaactattaGATTCGTGTCTCATTTTTATGTGAATTAGTTATaagaagtaattatttttattgacaataacaatatacataatggatatatacagatgaatactataactagcttatatctaaaagaggcccttgaggcattgtaccaaggatgctggcggcatttcctcgttgtatcgcaatactgatacgttcgttgtgcgaggaagccgccagctcttcggtcaccagttacgtcaaccagacgtttcgcgatttctccaaaaaacttgtgcgcgctgggaccccatggacctagagtttcaacgccaaggTTATAAGTACTTATGTTACTTTTGTATTTCATGCTTGAGCTGATGGCCTAGTTGCCAATGctcgtaataaattaaaaaaaaaaaaaaaaaaaaaaattgtcaagtgGAGTTTGACAATTGACATTcatttgtcaaaattacaaaatggtcaATAAACATCGCGAACGCGCGTTTTGTAAAGCCGCtgtttaaacaatattaacctCATTTTTGGTATTAATTGTAATGATTATGACTTGAAGTCGGAATATagtgtattaaaaaatacaaaaatgttgAGAGTCACACATCAACTGGACTATTTACGGCTAGCCGAGCTCGACAACGGTTGGGTGGAAGCTATCTACTTTTCAGAGTTCCTCGAGTTCGGAGAGTTTCCTGAACAATATGCACTCATTCTGGAGAATGTGGAAATTCGCTCAGTTTTTCGTAAAATTATGTCAGCCGTGGACGAATGGCTCAAGGACTCTAGCAGTGAGGAAGAGAAATCATGGGCCGTATTATCACGTGAAGTGAATCCTCGAAAGTTGCTAGCATTTTTAGCATATTATATTGATAATGgtagtaaaaatattatgtCTCACGAGCACCGGAACACTGCTCTTCTGGCTGCGCGTGTGTACTTCAAAATGTTGTCTATCCCAGGATACAAAGCCTACCACATTTATCATTCCCAGCTGTTTGCACAGTCCTTAGGATGCCTTGGTTATCCGAAAATAATTTGTGAAAATGAAGACAACTACTTCAACTTAAAGCAATTGACCCGGGAGGTGAATTCTGTGATTAAAGAAGTAGCATCATTTGTGAAAGCTCTTAGAGCGGTCATTGAAGCCCTGCATCTGAATCCAACTGACATGAATTTTGAAGATATTCTTAGTAACCTGGTGGAATTTACTGGTGGTGCTATTGTTAACAAACTTGATATAGGTAAGTATGATTTcataagggcttgtgcacaaatcacgcgaggtttgaTAGGGGTGGaggggggtcacgaaaaaatcaaGACATCACGTTGGGGTAGGGGCCTTATAAAACatataaggagacctcacgtgtattttttcatagtgaacgaaactaagaaaaaatgtctaccacatactttttgaaattgaaattgaaaatatttattttgccagAGACATGGTTACATAAGGTGTTGTAAGGTTTTACACAAGGTAATAAAGTACACACATCTCGCCAACATTAAGGGCATGCAAAGGAATTTCTTACGCTAATTATTTACACAACAATtcgtaagtatattatttacatcataaaacattatatatattCCTACAGTTAACTATTTCAACAATATTTACACAGAATACCTACATTATAGGTAGTTTAGAACCAACACAGacattaacattaatttttaaaattatacaaaatcaaaattaccTAGGTACttcaaaatacataaatgattaaatgtcataatacatactaaaatgtcatatataaaGGGTCGATATCAGCATATAATTTAAAggcataaattttaatataatttaacgtaataatttaataaataagctAGTTTATTCTTATTAATGTACCATACATATTGTAAGTTAGGTTTATTTAAAGTATCAATTTcatgttaaattatttgttatacaataaaaacatttgtctACTAACCAAGATCGAAgctttatcaaaaatatattatcaaatatcaaatatcaaacatttattcagcaaataggccacaggggcacttttacatgtccatttttacaaacaataaataaaaaaaaaaaaaacaattacaaatatcgaatctatgaaataataaagactttattagagatgtatactgtctctaaatgtcaaattacacaaaaaaaaactatgataaaaaaataaaaccataaaatactaaaattctttagagatgtataagtctctaagtgtcagagataaaatataaaaatatatattaaattatccttagagatgtagagggtcgccaaggcttgaattcttatataaataattaaaagacaaaaaaattaaaacagacaagaaccgaatgaagtgtctcacgttaatgtcactcaaaagtaaagttacatactttaacataacctgtaccccgtgtaagcttaaacagaccggtctccacaaacagcacccgttcacgagtatgacgtgtatctcagccatcgcctccctcaaccttcattcgggaaagtggcgacccgatcaacgacgccaccgtaagtaaagacttttaagcgagcatgacatgttcaagctgccgggttgtattaatataaatataattaaaaaaaaattgtgagatacaagatttgtgcttgtaagttacattaaagacggcatagcgccacataaacgcgactacatattattcataaggagtgcctacctataaaactaaattataaattaaaattaaaattgacttagagatgtacaggtctctaagtgtccaaatcattaaaataggtattaaaataaaataaaatttaaaataaaataaaatcttagaggtgtataaggtctctaagtgtccaaaactaaaataatacaatcaaacgagaacatgatgttctcttgtgtcagttctactggacgctagtatggttatttcacaggaagaaaacgaaaacactattactgacattt
The nucleotide sequence above comes from Cydia pomonella isolate Wapato2018A chromosome 2, ilCydPomo1, whole genome shotgun sequence. Encoded proteins:
- the LOC133515379 gene encoding uncharacterized protein LOC133515379 produces the protein MRDVVVELVKFKSKYDFLEFLDDKTDFVKLYTDGSKTKDRTSFAFFDSFLNIGKVFECSTYFSVFSAEVLGIIYALEHIRNYYITKNKFLILSDSMSALQALKSKCVSASVNYLIYKLRSCLSSLLNRNITVEFCWVPGHSGIFGNELVDKLAKSTGDIQVCDLKVPQSDLVPFVKELMIRRWNNSWSKSKEVKGKWLAEIVPAPSSKSWFEYQRKYVERAFITTICRLRIGHARFPAHLFRLELSDSAVCAHCNFDVCDLEHIFFHCPSFNLQRLLFVAMCMDTGLQVLPNSVQGLLKYPQLYPVIYQFVTHTIGSL